The DNA window ATGTTGATAACCGCTACAATGGTCATGATAACAATGATGATCAGTTCATTCTGATTCTGTAACTCAAGCCAGTCGAAGATATTGGGATAGATATCACGGATGGTGCGGGTAAATAGCTGGTCGGGCAATACGTTGTTGTCGATGATGCGGGCGGTGGTGTCCATGAGATGATAATCATTCAGCATGATCTCATAACCTCCTACCTGAGCAGGTTCCCAGTCATTGAGACGGCGAACGAGATTAAGATCACCAATCACATAGGTTTTATCGTATTCTTCAATGCCTGTTTTATAAATACCGGATACCAGTAGTTTACGGGCACGTGGCGGCAGTCCGTTGCCCTGGATGAAGTAAATGATGACTTTATCATTTACTTTTACCTGCAGTTCCTGCGCCATGTTGGCGGATATCATGATCTCCGAGGTGTAGCTGGTATCGCTGAATTGCAGTGGCCTGCCGGATTGGAGGAAACGTTTCAGCTGTGGCCAGTCATAACTTTTATCCACTCCTTTGAAGATGATACCGTCGATTTCCTTTTCAGACTTGATGATGGCTGATTTGGTAGCATAAGGGCTGATGGTTTTAATACCGGGTACCCGTTGGATGCTGTCTATCAGGGTAGGAGTGGAGGTAAAGGGAATTTCTTCTGTCAGTGGTCCGGCATTGGGTTGGTATTGGTTGACATGAAGATGTCCCCAGAAACTGAATATCTTATCCTGGATTACTTCCTGAAAGCCGTTGACCAGGGCTGTTGCCAGGATCATTACCGCTACGCTTACTGCGGTGGCAGCAACAGCGATGTTGATAATGAACTTTGAAAAAGAGGATGCTTTGTTGAAAGCAATCCTTCTGGCAATAAAAGAAGATAATTCCATTATGTTGTTTTCTGGCTATTAAAGCAAATGTAGGAAATCAAAAATGTCTAAATAACTAAATCTCTAAATAAGCAAATAATCGTAACTTGAATACCATCAATTAGCCAGTATGCGTACAGCAGCAATTCTTTTATGGGTGGTCCTGGCAGCAAGCCTGTTTTCCGCGAGGGTAATGGCCCAGTCAAATGTCATTACACCGGACCATGTTTATTACAACAATATTAAGTCGGTCAAATTCAATCAGACGGGAGATCCTCTCAGTATGCCCATGTACACGATCGGTACCGGCGAAAAGCTGGAGTTGTCTTTCGATGATATGGACAATGACGTGAAAAACTACTACTATTCTTTTGTACTCTGTAATGCAGACTGGACGCCGGCTCAGGTAAACCAGTTTGATTACATGCGCGGTTTTTCAGAGACCAGGATACTGAATTACAAAATGTCGAGTGTGGCCTTACAACGTTATACTCACTATAGTGTACATCTACCGGGCACCAACAGCTATCCGATCAAGTCGGGCAACTATCTGTTGAAAGTTTACCTGGACAGTGACACCACACAGCTGGCCTTTACCCGCCGTCTGTACGTGGTGGAAAACAAGGCCGGCATCGCCGGATTTATTCAGCAGCCTATTACTCCGAAACTTTTCCGGACACATCAGAAAATAAATTTTGAGATCAACACCGGCTCTCTGAATATCCAGAATCCTTTTGATCAGATCAAGGTGGTCATCCTCCAAAACTATCGTTGGGATAATGCAATCACCAACCTGAAACCGCAGTTTATCAATGGTAACACCATCAAATACAATGCAGAAATGGATTGTATAATGCCCGCCGGGAAAGAATTCCGCTGGATAGATCTGAGAAGCTTCCGGCTGCAGACAGAAAGGGTACGTCACTCGGAATATCATAGTAACAGCACCGATGTTTTTGCAGTACCGGATGTTGAAAGGGCAGATAAATTATACCAGTTTATCAAGGATCTCAACGGTAAATATTATCTGGCTACCATAGATAACTATGATCCCAATTTTGAAGGGGACTACGCCTCTGTGCATTTTTCTTTTCTGGCACCGGAGCCTTATGCCGGATATGATATGTATCTTTTCGGAGAGGTGACCAACTACGAATGCAACAGCAACAGTAAGATGACCTATAATGCTGCCAGCCGGGCTTATGAAGCGACGTTATTTCTGAAACAGGGATACTATAATTATATCTATGGCCTGGTAGATAAAACAGTTCCCAATGCTAAATTCAATACCGAACTGACAGAAGGTGACTACTGGGAAACGGAAAATAATTACACGATTCTGTTATATTTCCGTCCGCTGGGTGGAAGGGCCGATGAGCTGGTATCCAGTGTGACGCTCAATTCTATTCTGAATCGTAAATAACGTACGATATTATACTAAAAGCAAAGTCCTGATGATACCATCAGGACTTTTGCATTTTTAACAATAAAACACCTTAATATAACAACAAAACAACTTGTACATTTTATGAGCCGACGGTTTGCCGGAGTTTCACAATGTTGGCGGCGCCGCGTTTGATAATGATGCGAGTGCCTCTGTCGAAAGTGAAATAGCGGTAGAACCAGTTGATGAATACCACCAGTTTGTTTCTGAATCCCAGAAGGCTCATGAGGTGCACGACCATCCATACCATCCAGGCGATGTAACCGCTGAGACGCGTATTGAAAATTTCAGCTACGGCCCTGTTGCGTCCGATGGTGGCCATACTGCCAAGATCTTTGTAGTAGAAGCCTTTCATGGTTTTATTTTCCATCATCAGGCGGAGATTGTGGGCCAGGTTTTTACCTTGTTGAATGGCTACCTGTGCCACCATGGGATAACCTTTCGGGAAACGCGGATCGTTGGTCATTTGTGCGATATCACCGATAGCGAATATATTATTGAATCCTTTGAGCTGGTTAAATTCGTTGACAAGTATACGGCCGTTGGGTAATATGATATCCTGCGGCAAACCCGCTACAGGTACACCTTTTACGCCGGCAGACCATAAAAGGGATTGTGATTGTATCTTTTCACCTGTGCTGAGGATGGCAGTATTACCATCATATTCTTTTACGCCGGTGTTGACCAATACTTTTACCCCTACGTCCTGCAGTGCTTTCATGGTGTGCTCAGACGTTTTTTCACTGAAAGAAGCCAGCACTCTGGGGCCTGCTTCAATGAGATATACCTCCATCAGTGATTGAGGCAGTGTTGGGTAGTCTTTGGGCATGATATATTTGCGTAATTCAGCGAAGGCTCCTGCAAGCTCTACGCCGGTGGGCCCGCCACCTACCATGATGAAGTTGAGCTTGGGTTTTATTTCCTCCGGATCTTTCAACAGCAGACTTTCCTCAAACTGTTTCACCACATAATTCCTGATCTGTACTGCTTCGATGAGCGATTTCATGCCGATAGCATGTTGTTCGATTGCCTTGTTGCCGAAGAAGTTAGTATTGCTACCGGTAGCAAACACGAGGTAGTCGTAACGTATTTCCCCTATACCTGTTTCGAGGATATTGTCTGCAGTCCTAACTCCCGTGACTTCCGCCATTCGGAAGACCAGGTTTTTCTGTTTGCTGAAGATACCTCGGAGTGGGAAGGCGATGCTGTCGGGTTCCAGGCCTGCGGTAGATACCTGGTAGAGCAAAGGTTGGAAAAGATGGTAGTTGTTTCTGTCCAGCAAGACTACCTGAACTGGTGCATGTTTAAGCTGTTTGGCCAGGTTAATACCGCCAAATCCTCCACCTACAATTACGACGCGCGGTTGAGCAGACTCCGGAATATTGGGCTGAATCATAGTTCATCTATTTATTTTATATAGCAATGTGGATGTGGCATTCTCATGATTAACACTGTATGTAAAGCTCAAATGCTGTACCAAGTGCTAATTTTTATCAAAGTTATGAAACTTTCAGAAAAAAATGAAAAATAACTGTGATGAGAATGATTTTTCTGATAGTCCTGATGAACTGTAGATTTTTTGGACTGTGATATTTTTTGATGCCGGGTGATGATGCTGATGTGCGAAGATTAGGTTTGATTTTTTGTGTGCAGAGATGGATGGAGGAAGATATTGTTTGCTGATGTTTGTTTTTTGAGGAAGGCGATTGATTGGTAACAGAATGATGAGGAGATAGGATGGTATTTGCAGAGATGGGGAAGAAGATGATTTGTAAGATAGATGATATCGGAGGATGATGGAGGAGAGAGAATAGTGGTTTGTTGTAGAGATGAGGTAGATAGTTGTGGTGAAAAAAAACATTCCAGCCTCTGTATGATTGAAGGCTGGAATGTTCCTATCAAAATAAAAAAATCTTCATTAATAAAAGTGATTTCCGCTTATCAGAATTATCGGCATCCATCAGGAACTCTTATTGATTCAGCAACCCTTTATAATATCGCAGTTACTCTTTTTAATTCTGTAACGCGTTATATATCACAGTTGCAGCGATGGCTCCCGCCAGCGGACCGACGATAGGTATCCAGGCGTAAGCCCAGTCGCTGCTGCCTTTGCCGGGAATTGGCAGAAGAGCATGCATAATGCGGGGGCCCAGGTCTCTGGCGGGATTGATGGCATAGCCGGTAGGGCCTCCGAGAGACAGGCCTATGGCCAGCACAAGGAGGGCGACAGGCAGTGCGTCGAGCGAACCGATGCCGGTAGTGGGTTTGGTGATGTAGAAGATAGCCAGTATAAATACGAGGGTGGCAATAAACTCAGTGAGGAGATTATACCAGGGTGTTCGTATAGCCGGTGCGGTGCAGAATACTGCCAGTTTACCGGCGGCATCATCGCTGGCATCGAAATGTTTTTTATAGCAAAGCCATACGAGGAGGGCGCCGAGCATGGCTCCTAACAGTTGGGCTCCTATGTACGCCGGTACAAGCGACCAGCTGAAAGATCCTTTGATGGCCAGTGCAAGGGTGACGGCAGGATTGAGGTGGGCGCCGCTGTACTGTCCGGCGCAGAAAACGCCTACAAATACGGCCATGGCCCATCCCATGGAGATAACGATCCAGCCGCTCTGCTGGCCTTTGGATTTGCTGAGTACTACGTTGGCAACTACGCCATCGCCAAGGGCGATGAGAAAAGCGGTACCGATGATTTCGGCTAATAATGGTGACATGTGTGGAATTTTTTATTCTTCTGTCCAGGCCTGGGCTGCTTTGATAGCTCGTTTCCAGTCTTTACAGAGTTGATTACGTTGTGTTTGTTCCATAGTTGGGTCGAAGGTGGCATCTATTTTCCATTGCTGGTCGATAGTTTCGATGCTGTCCCAGAAGCCAACGGCCAGTCCGGCGAGGTAGGCGGCGCCTAGTGCGGTGGTTTCGGTGATCCTGGGTCGTACTACACGCACCTGCAACAGATCTGATTGGAATTGCATCAGGAGGTTGTTGCGGGTAGCGCCGCCATCCACACGCAGTTCACTGATGGGCATGCCGGCATCCGCTTCCATGGCTTTGAGCACGTCCATGGTCTGGAAGGCGATGCTGTCGAGTGCGGCGCGGGCAATATGGGCAGAGCTGGTACCGCGGGTGATGCCGACCATGGTACCACGGGCATGCTGGTTCCAGTAGGGGGCGCCGAGGCCGGCGAATGCCGGTACAAAATATACGCCGTCGCTATGTGGTACGGTGGCGGCCAGTTTCTCCACATCTACAGAGTGATGAATGATACCAAGGCCGTCGCGCAGCCACTGTACTACTGCACCACCGATGAAGATGCTGCCTTCCAGGGCATAGGTTGTTTTACCATTGATCTGCCAGGCTACGGTGGTGAGGAGGTTGTTATGTGAGGGGATGGGTTTGTCGCCGGTATTGAGCACCATAAAACAGCCGGTGCCATAGGTATTTTTGAGCATACCGGGAGCGGTGCACATTTGTCCGAACAGGGCTGCCTGCTGGTCGCCGGCGATGCCTGCAATCGGAATACGGTAGGGGGTGAGGGAGGCTTCGGAATAGCCGTATACTTCACTGGAAGGTTTAACTTCAGGCAGCATAGCGGCGGGGATGTTGAAGAGTGACAATAGTTCCTCATCCCATTTCATATCGTGGATATTAAACAACAGCGTGCGGGAGGCGTTGCTTACATCGGTGATATGCAGGTGTCCGTTGGAGAAGTTCCAGGTGAGCCAGCTGTCAACTGTACCGAAGGCCAGTTCGCCGTTTTCGGCTTTGCGTCTGGCTTCGGGGACATTATCGAGTATCCATTTTATTTTGGTGGCAGAGAAGTAGGCATCGATACGCAGGCCTGTTTTGTCTTTGATCAGTTGTTCCTTTCCTTCTTTGATGAGTGTGTCGCAGTAGGCGGCAGTACGGCGGTCCTGCCATACGATGGCATTATGAATGGGTTTGCCTGTTTTGCGGTCCCATACGATAGTGGTTTCGCGTTGGTTGGTGATGCCGATGGCAGCGATGTTTTCGCCTGATATCCTGGCTTTGAGCAGTACTTCTGCTGCTACGCTGGCCTGTGATGTCCATATTTCCATGGCATCATGTTCTACCCAGCCGGGTTGCGGAAATATCTGTTTGAATTCTTTTTGAGCAGTAGCCTTGATACTGCCGTCGTGATCGAAGATAATGGCGCGGGAACTGGTGGTTCCCTGGTCGAGGGCAAGAATATATTTCCCCATCCGTAAGTTGTTTAGTGGCTAACAATTTACAAAAAAAATCCCCGGCGCAAGAACTGCACCGGGGATACACCATCTAAAAAATATGTTGAAAATTACATTTTCTTGGCATCATCCAGGAACTTAGCCAGGCCGATATCCGTTAACGGATGTTTCAGCAGGCCAAGGATGGAGTCTAACGGGCAAGTACATACGTCGGCACCTACTTCAGCACATTTTACAATGTGGAGGGCGCTACGGATGGACGCTGCCAGGATTTCAGTTTTAAAGCCCTGCAGGCTGTATATCTGAGAGATCTGAGCGATCAGTTCAACACCGTCCCAGTTGCTGTCATCGATACGTCCGATGAAAGGAGATACGTAAGCGGCTCCTGCTTTAGCAGCCAGAATAGCCTGACCAGCAGAGAATACCAGCGTACAGTTTGTTCTGATACCGTTTTCAGAAAACCATTTGATGGCTTTTACACCTTCTTTGATCATCGGCACTTTCACCACAATATTCGGGTGGATGGCAGCCAGCTTTTTGCCTTCTTCAACGATAGATTTAAAATCAGTAGAAAATACTTCGGCACTCACATCTCCGTCCACGATATCGCAGATATCTGCGTAATGTTTGAGAATAGCGGCTTCTCCCTTGATACCTTCCTTCGCCATCAGGGAAGGGTTGGTAGTCACTCCATCCAGTACGCCGAGATCATGAGCTTCCCTGATCTGATCAAGATTCGCTGTATCGATAAAGAATTTCATACTATTAAAAATTAGTTTGTAAGGATCTGCTTTGAGTCATTTTGCGGAGTACACTGTCATTAGTGAAGAGGTGAGAGAATAGTAACCAGATGACTATTGACAAGCAACTAATGACCTTTAAAAAAGAAAAAAGGCAAGTTACTTATATCGCACCGCTTCAACCACCTACCCTTGCTACATTCCTGTCCTGGGGGAGTTCAGCAGGAGCTGGTCGTATAAGACTTGCCGGTTGCAAAGGTAATGCAATTCACTGAAAATCCAAATTTTGTGAAAGAAATCTCAAAAAAAATTTTCAATATGCCTGTGTTGCCTATTATTTTCCAGTTAAAAAATCAATGAAATATGTATGTGTTTCATTTGTTATACCTGAATTTTTTTGTATCTTGTTGGCTAATCCCGCACTGTAGCTCACTCCGTTGACTGCAGTCATTTTTCATTATTTCATCAAAAACAATATCCTTATGGACAACGCAGCAAGTGGTGCCATCTTCGCATTAATGCTCCCTCTTCTTTTATTCTTTTTAGCTTTTGGGATTTTCTACATCATTTGTAACTGGAAAATCTACAAAAAAGCTGGTTTTGAAGGATGGGAATGCATTGTACCTATCTACAGCACTATCATCATGTTAAGAATTATCGGTAAACCATGGTGGTGGTTGCTGTTGTTCATGATCCCCGGTGTCAACATTATTTTTGCCATCTGGGCTACAAACCTGCTCAGCAAAAGCTTTGGAAAAGATGTGGGCTTTACCCTGGGCATATTATTCCTGGGCTTTATCTTTATTCCTATCCTGGCATTCGACCGTAGCATCGTTTATCAAGGCCCTGCCGGCGATCCCAACGGTATCCGTCCAATGGAAGATGTGAACACCATCGGCACAAATGCTGCTTAATTCCTTACCTTAAATCCACTTAACCTATGGAATCATTTAATGATACAAAAAACACCGACCTGCTCAGCGATCTGGAAGAACCGGCTCCAGAGTTGGCCAGCAAAGGCCTCCGTTTCGCCAATTATCTGGTCGACTTTCTGGTGATTTTTGTCGTTCTCATATGCCTTATGAACTTTGCTCAACTGGCCATGGCTGAAATACAGGTGATCTACATCGTGTTTTTCCTGCTTTATTACAGTATCATGGAAGGACTGATGAACGGCCGGACCATTGGTAAAATGGTAACCGGAACCCGTGTAGTAACCAGGGATAACGAACCGATCAGCTTCGGTAAGGCCCTGGGCCGCTCTGCTTCCAGACTGGTGCCTTTTGAAGCATTCAGTCTTTTGTTTGGCGACGCTGCCTGGCACGACAACTGGACAAATACTATCGTAGTAAAAAACAAATAAAGATAACCAGCGCGTAAGCGTCTGTATAAAACGAAGAGCGCGGAGATTTCCTCCGCGCTCTTCGTTTTATACTATTGTATTAATTGTCTTTCGTCGTGTAGTAGTTGTAATCATTCAACACTGTTTCCAGAAAACTGGTATTGGGTAGCTCAGACTGGATATGCAGCACTTCTTTTACCCGATGGGCCACTTTGGCCGCCAGCACTTCATCTTTGGCTTTGAGCGCCTTATCGAGTAGCTCTTTTACCTTGTTCATATCCCTGTCGGATAAACGGGTGATCTGCGGAAACTGTGGCTGGTAGTCTGTTGCAGACATATCCCTGAAGATGGTTTCTTCAATGCTTCCCGTTCTTTTGATGTTGATCACAATTGTACCGGCTACCACATCGCCCAGACGTTGACTGTAAGGAGTACGGGCTATCGCTACTACCGGGATGATTACCGGAATAAGAAACATAAAGAACAGCAGTGGCGACTCTATCATCCGGAAGATCCAGCGGATCAGATGCTGACTGACGGTTGGCTGGTTGCCGGTAAGACTTACCACTTTCAGATGCATCAGTTTTTTCCCGGGAGTCTGGCCTCCCATCGATATTTCCAGTACCAGAAAATATAACATCAGCGGAAGGGAAAGAATCAATGTTAAAAGTACCTGGGTAGTAGTATTGCTAAAATGAAAAGATACCAATACCATATACATCATCAGATAATAGCAGAGCCGGATCCCGAAATCAATGAGCCAGGCCAGAAAACGCTTCATTGCATCCGCCGTTTCAAATTCAAGATCAATGTTAAAGGAAGTTGGTATTTTTATGTTGCTCATACTCAAATTTACATATTTGTTTATATATTGTTAAACGATTTAGTAAGTTTGCTGATACTCCCCATAGTAACCCGTTACTGCAGGTAGATATCAAGACTTAAAAGGGAATTTGACTCACTATGAGAGAATCATTGTTTATCAAGAAAAATTTGCCCCGCTGGAAAAAAATCCAGGAGGAGCCCACCGATGACCCTGATGAGATGGCGGAAAGATTTGTTTCCTTACTGGACGACCTCTCCTATGCCAAAACATTCTATAGCTTTAGTAAAGTAACCCGCTATATCAACGGCCTGGCCGCCGGCATTTACCAACGGATATATCAGAACAGGAAAGAAGAAGTAGGCCGTTTTCAATTATTCTTCCGTTTTGAACTGCCATTGCTTTTCCGGCAATATCACCGTTTGCTGCTGTTCACCTTCTGTTTCTTTCTGGTGTTCTGTATCATCGGTGCTTTTTCTTCTGCCCATGATGAAACTTTTGTGAGAGGATTTCTGGGGGATGAATATGTGAATATGACAGAAAGAAATATCGCCAATAATGATCCTTTTGGTGTTTATAAGGACGGTAATCCCTTGCTGATGTTCTTGCGGATTGCGGTCAACAATATCCGGGTGGCGCTGATGTGTTATGTAGGCGGTATCTTTCTGGGTATTGGCTCTTTGTACCTGTTGCTGCAAAACGGTATTATGCTCGGTGTGTTTCAGTACATCTTCTTTTCACACGGCCTGGGATTTAAATCTGTGCTGGTGATATGGATACATGGCACGCTGGAAATTTCCAGTATTGTAGTTTCCGGTTGTGCCGGGATTATACTGGGTAAAAGTATCTTGTTCCCTGGTACCCGTAAAAGGCTGGAGTCTCTGCGCAAAGGTGCGAAAGACGGAATCAAGATCATGGTGGCGCTTATCCCTGTGTTTGTAGTAGCAGCTTTTCTGGAAGGTTTTGTAACCCGCTATACCGGAATGCCGCTGTGGCTCAGCCTTCTGATCCTCACAGGGTCTCTGTGTTTTATGGTGGGATATTTTATCCTCTATCCCATTCACCTGCACCGCAAAGGATATCGTTTAAATGCTGCCGGTAAAGTAGTCTTTCCTTTTTCCCGGCCAAAGTAACTGATGATGAAAATTGATTGTAGAAAATATGTGAAACGCCTGTTGCTGCTGATCATGCTGTGTATCCCCCTGAAAGGGCTGTCACAGCAGCCTGTGGCCGGAGATCAGGAAACAAAAAAAGGACAGGAAACAAATGTAACTCCTTCCATACCGTACTACGACAAACGAACTGTATCTGAAGCCGTGATCACAAAGTTGAAGCAGGATAAGAAGATGCAGTACCGTGATGAAGATGCGAAGAAGTCCCGCTCCGGAGAAGGCTTTTTCCGTGCGTTGGCTGCGCTCTTTCTTTTCATATCCAAAATCCGGTTTATGGCTGCCATTTTATTGCTGGCTTTTCTGGGATTTCTCTTGTTTCGTTTCATGAAAAACAATGGTATGAGCATCTTCCGGAAGCCCAAAGAGCTGGAAGTAACAGAGGAAATACACGAAGAAGATTTACGGAGTGCTGGTGAATATGAAGATAAGATCAGGGCTGCTATTGCTGCCAGAGATATCCGGCAGGCCGTACGGTGGTGGTATTTGTATACGTTGTTTCAGCTGGCCAACAGACAACTGATCATCCCCGGAAGGGAAAAAACGAACAATGACTATCTGCGCAGTATGCGTAATACACCTTACTATAAAACGTTTTCCACACTGACACTGGACTATGAATACATCTGGTATGGCGGGTTTGAAGTCAGTGAAGCGCAATTCAGTGCCATGGACCAACAGTTCAGGGATTTTAATCATCAATTAGGCAAAGCTTCGTGAAAAAAAGGACTACCTATATCATTATTGTCGTTGTAGCATTATTACTGGTAATGCTGGCGTTGTTTAGTAACAGTGACTTTGTTAATACTGAACAGCTGTCCACCAACATGGAAAAGGCTTCCTTTTCAAGCAAGGATAAAAAGGCCGGCGGGACTTACGTGGCTTTTAAAACATTGCCGGAACTTTTTGCAGGCAGGCCTGTACAGGTGGTTGCCAAACCCTTTGCCACCACGTATGCCAAAGAAGCGGAGTTGCATGGTTCCTACAACGCTTATATCATTGTAGCTAATGAACTGTTTGCCACAGAGCGTGATGTAGAGTCGATGCTGTATTATGCTTCCCTGGGAAACTTCCTGTTTATCAGCGTTAACCGGATGGACCCGCTGCTGGCCAAAAAGCTGAAGTTTACCGTAGTGGATGGAGAGAACTTTCAGCAGAAAAAATCCAATACTGCCCAGCGATATAAAGATTCCTCACTCAATCTGGACACCGCTTTCAGCTATATGGGTATGATCAGCGGCAGCTATTTTTCCAGCATAGATACCGCTACCACCAAGGTTTTTGGGATGAATTACAAAAGCAGACCTAATTTTATCGGGATGGCTTATGGTGACGGTTTTGTTTATGTATCCCTCAACCCTTACACATTCAGTAACTATTTCCTGCTACATCAAAACAATATTGCTGCGCAGGAAATACAGATGTCCTATCTGCCGAATGACGCTACCAACGTATATTGGGACGATTTTTATTGTCATCAGTATGGTCCGCAGTCGGGTGATTTCAGCCAGTGGCAGGTGCTGATGCGTTACCCTGCCATGCGCTGGGCCTTATGGCTGGCAGTGTTGCTGTTGTTGTTGTATGTAATTTTTGAAGGTAAACGAAGACAGCGTATCATCCCCGAAAAGCCGGCGCTGGCCAATAACTCGCTGGAGTTTGTAGATGCTGTCGGACAGCTGTATTATCAGCAACGCAACAACTACAACCTGGCTCACAAAATGATCATTCATTTGCTGGAGTATATCCGTTCCCGTTATTATCTCAATACTAATCATTTGAACGATCAGTTTGTTGAAGCACTGGCTAAAAAAGCGGCCATGCCTGAAACAACTATCCGGGAACTGTTTTCCATGCTTCATCAGATACAGCTGGCAGGCGAGGTAAGCGACGAACAGCTGGAACATTTCTATCAACTCATTCAACATTTTTATTTAAATACGAAGTAAATAATGGACATCAATA is part of the Chitinophaga flava genome and encodes:
- a CDS encoding ABC transporter permease, with protein sequence MELSSFIARRIAFNKASSFSKFIINIAVAATAVSVAVMILATALVNGFQEVIQDKIFSFWGHLHVNQYQPNAGPLTEEIPFTSTPTLIDSIQRVPGIKTISPYATKSAIIKSEKEIDGIIFKGVDKSYDWPQLKRFLQSGRPLQFSDTSYTSEIMISANMAQELQVKVNDKVIIYFIQGNGLPPRARKLLVSGIYKTGIEEYDKTYVIGDLNLVRRLNDWEPAQVGGYEIMLNDYHLMDTTARIIDNNVLPDQLFTRTIRDIYPNIFDWLELQNQNELIIIVIMTIVAVINMITAILILILERTNMVGILKALGMRNWHIQRVFVFQAGYIILAGILIGDFFGLGLAFLQQATGIFKLPEESYYMSVAAISVRWQEVLVINFGTMAICLLVLLIPSLIIRRITPVKAIQFK
- a CDS encoding type IX secretion system plug protein — its product is MRTAAILLWVVLAASLFSARVMAQSNVITPDHVYYNNIKSVKFNQTGDPLSMPMYTIGTGEKLELSFDDMDNDVKNYYYSFVLCNADWTPAQVNQFDYMRGFSETRILNYKMSSVALQRYTHYSVHLPGTNSYPIKSGNYLLKVYLDSDTTQLAFTRRLYVVENKAGIAGFIQQPITPKLFRTHQKINFEINTGSLNIQNPFDQIKVVILQNYRWDNAITNLKPQFINGNTIKYNAEMDCIMPAGKEFRWIDLRSFRLQTERVRHSEYHSNSTDVFAVPDVERADKLYQFIKDLNGKYYLATIDNYDPNFEGDYASVHFSFLAPEPYAGYDMYLFGEVTNYECNSNSKMTYNAASRAYEATLFLKQGYYNYIYGLVDKTVPNAKFNTELTEGDYWETENNYTILLYFRPLGGRADELVSSVTLNSILNRK
- a CDS encoding NAD(P)/FAD-dependent oxidoreductase; its protein translation is MIQPNIPESAQPRVVIVGGGFGGINLAKQLKHAPVQVVLLDRNNYHLFQPLLYQVSTAGLEPDSIAFPLRGIFSKQKNLVFRMAEVTGVRTADNILETGIGEIRYDYLVFATGSNTNFFGNKAIEQHAIGMKSLIEAVQIRNYVVKQFEESLLLKDPEEIKPKLNFIMVGGGPTGVELAGAFAELRKYIMPKDYPTLPQSLMEVYLIEAGPRVLASFSEKTSEHTMKALQDVGVKVLVNTGVKEYDGNTAILSTGEKIQSQSLLWSAGVKGVPVAGLPQDIILPNGRILVNEFNQLKGFNNIFAIGDIAQMTNDPRFPKGYPMVAQVAIQQGKNLAHNLRLMMENKTMKGFYYKDLGSMATIGRNRAVAEIFNTRLSGYIAWMVWMVVHLMSLLGFRNKLVVFINWFYRYFTFDRGTRIIIKRGAANIVKLRQTVGS
- a CDS encoding MIP/aquaporin family protein, which gives rise to MSPLLAEIIGTAFLIALGDGVVANVVLSKSKGQQSGWIVISMGWAMAVFVGVFCAGQYSGAHLNPAVTLALAIKGSFSWSLVPAYIGAQLLGAMLGALLVWLCYKKHFDASDDAAGKLAVFCTAPAIRTPWYNLLTEFIATLVFILAIFYITKPTTGIGSLDALPVALLVLAIGLSLGGPTGYAINPARDLGPRIMHALLPIPGKGSSDWAYAWIPIVGPLAGAIAATVIYNALQN
- the glpK gene encoding glycerol kinase GlpK yields the protein MGKYILALDQGTTSSRAIIFDHDGSIKATAQKEFKQIFPQPGWVEHDAMEIWTSQASVAAEVLLKARISGENIAAIGITNQRETTIVWDRKTGKPIHNAIVWQDRRTAAYCDTLIKEGKEQLIKDKTGLRIDAYFSATKIKWILDNVPEARRKAENGELAFGTVDSWLTWNFSNGHLHITDVSNASRTLLFNIHDMKWDEELLSLFNIPAAMLPEVKPSSEVYGYSEASLTPYRIPIAGIAGDQQAALFGQMCTAPGMLKNTYGTGCFMVLNTGDKPIPSHNNLLTTVAWQINGKTTYALEGSIFIGGAVVQWLRDGLGIIHHSVDVEKLAATVPHSDGVYFVPAFAGLGAPYWNQHARGTMVGITRGTSSAHIARAALDSIAFQTMDVLKAMEADAGMPISELRVDGGATRNNLLMQFQSDLLQVRVVRPRITETTALGAAYLAGLAVGFWDSIETIDQQWKIDATFDPTMEQTQRNQLCKDWKRAIKAAQAWTEE
- the fsa gene encoding fructose-6-phosphate aldolase, which codes for MKFFIDTANLDQIREAHDLGVLDGVTTNPSLMAKEGIKGEAAILKHYADICDIVDGDVSAEVFSTDFKSIVEEGKKLAAIHPNIVVKVPMIKEGVKAIKWFSENGIRTNCTLVFSAGQAILAAKAGAAYVSPFIGRIDDSNWDGVELIAQISQIYSLQGFKTEILAASIRSALHIVKCAEVGADVCTCPLDSILGLLKHPLTDIGLAKFLDDAKKM
- a CDS encoding DUF5684 domain-containing protein yields the protein MDNAASGAIFALMLPLLLFFLAFGIFYIICNWKIYKKAGFEGWECIVPIYSTIIMLRIIGKPWWWLLLFMIPGVNIIFAIWATNLLSKSFGKDVGFTLGILFLGFIFIPILAFDRSIVYQGPAGDPNGIRPMEDVNTIGTNAA
- a CDS encoding RDD family protein, giving the protein MESFNDTKNTDLLSDLEEPAPELASKGLRFANYLVDFLVIFVVLICLMNFAQLAMAEIQVIYIVFFLLYYSIMEGLMNGRTIGKMVTGTRVVTRDNEPISFGKALGRSASRLVPFEAFSLLFGDAAWHDNWTNTIVVKNK
- a CDS encoding RDD family protein translates to MSNIKIPTSFNIDLEFETADAMKRFLAWLIDFGIRLCYYLMMYMVLVSFHFSNTTTQVLLTLILSLPLMLYFLVLEISMGGQTPGKKLMHLKVVSLTGNQPTVSQHLIRWIFRMIESPLLFFMFLIPVIIPVVAIARTPYSQRLGDVVAGTIVINIKRTGSIEETIFRDMSATDYQPQFPQITRLSDRDMNKVKELLDKALKAKDEVLAAKVAHRVKEVLHIQSELPNTSFLETVLNDYNYYTTKDN